The region TAAAGTTTTTCCGAAAGGGTTAAATTTGGCTCTCTGTGGATACTTTGCCCTACGAGGAAAGCCAGTTTATGGGCATACTGGCACGGAGCAGGTACCCGAATGACTCCctgcagagaaaggaagaaaacagcACATCAGCATCATTGTTAAGGTAATAGCCATATTCTGGGACACAACAAATACTCAACCTTGAAGCCTTTGGATCAGGAAGGAATTTTTAGGATACACTTTCAAGAGTGGTTGAAAAGGCCTATGACTTTAGGAATGAATGGAATTTCACCCCCTTGGACTttttaagcagaaaaaaatggaatagaaattcgACAGGAGCAGATCCAGCAAGAAGATACCATCTAGATACACtaaattgatatatatatatatatatatacacacacacatatatatatatatatatatatatatatatatatatatatatatatatatatatatatatacatacatacatacatacacacacacacacacacacatacatacatacatacatacatacatatatatatatattagatttttacaacccctggtaagccccaattatgggaggaagctaactgcttccatcatctgtccttcggctcgtcacaagagtccatcatgacagaaacccaatatttttactgttgcctttgttatatttgtgtttttttatttgtgctgataaataaataaagggaataaataaataaataaagggaataaataaataaataaagggaataaataaataaataaataaagtctccctttatttatttatcagcacaaataaaaaaacattcatatattcatatatatatatatatatatatatatatatatattcatatattcatatatatatatatatatattcatatatttatatatatatatatatatatatatatatatatatatatatatatatatatatatatatatatatatatatatatatatgtctctagttgttcgggttttctcccgtgtagaattggagatgtcttggcgacgtttcgacgaagtctcattcgtcatcttcaggcggcttcagactacttcaggtttggtgtttccaggagtagactactcctggaaacaccaaacctgaagtagtctgaagccgcctgaagatgacgaatgagacttcgtcgaaacgtcgccaagacatctccaattctacgcgggagaaaacccgaacaactagagacctacatactaacacccacgaaaacctcagaaaacatatatatatatgaaatataaaatacccccccccccccggtgtgggGGATTAGGAGAAAACTTAAGATTTCCCAAAGAGGTATCCCTGTGATTCATCACATTCAAACCCAGAAAAACTGATGTGAGACTCCAggtaataaaatttttaaaaaaatctgcggATGGGTTGGGGATCATCAAAAACTCCTTTTGAACTTGATAGGGGAAGTGTTGGTATATACATTCCTGAGCTGCACAGCGTAACAATATCCAAATGCTTGTGGGTCCTGTtacatttttgtattattttattgactcagtcCAACTTGAAGACATTTAGGGAATTTTCTGAGGCTAAAACCACTACTGTATTCACTTTTTCTCCCCATTCCTATTAATTCAGGTAGATAAAACCCATTCCTTATCCAGGTTCAATATTCAGCTTTTGGGCAACGAGATAGAACTGGAATAAGATATAGGAAGTTTCTTCCCTTGAATGTTGAGGTTAGTAAGAAGCCTACAGCTCAATTGGTGTCAGTCTAAGTAATCATAGAAGGTTACTTAGGGCAAGTTACTACTTACCGGCCAATTGTAGTACATATGACACAGCTTATATGTCAGCCTCTGCATGTAGTCAGGCTTTAGTGCACTGCTGTCATAGATTACGTTGTAATGGGTGGGTGCAACTGTGCCGCTTTTCACCGACTGACTGACAATGAAGAAATCGTACCTAGGGGAGAACCAGATCAAAGCTGTCTTGAGATATGTTCAAGCTTGGAGAACTTCCATCTTCTTGGAAGTCACAGATCCCTTCCAGTGATGGTCTCGGATCAGCCTACTCTGCGCTTGGAACAGGTCCCTTCAATGGCTAATGGGAAGTTCTTGGGTAGATTTTAAGATAAAAGActtcttattattttaaattgttcagGTGACATGTGTCAACATTTGTCGCTTGGTGGCTACATTTCTTGACCATCACTGGGCTTAACTTCTCTAAGGAGTTGACCCTGTTTCTTTCTGCATCCTGGATCTCACAAGGAactatgaaacaaacaaacaaaaacccaaaCCCCACCctactttcttctccttttgcttGCTCTTATCtcacaccaaaaaggttagctttCACTGAAATCTGGTGTAGAGGAGTACTGTGAAGGCTTGAAGAAGATATTCAACTGTTGGAGAACATCAACCTAACCccggaaggaaggagaaagaaactcaaggctGCCCTATCTTGATGCTCTTTGGTATAAGTACGAGGAGAAAGAATCAAAATTGTTTTGAAATAAGACCTAGTCAGGTTTGAAGAATGGAAAATAGGCAATTTAGAGCCCTTCTTTCCTCAATGAataagagttgggagggaccttggtgatcttctagtccaaccctctgctgaaacaggagaccctatacccatttcagacaaatggctgtccagcctcttaaaaacctccagatgggcaatcacaacctctggaggttccactgattaattgttctcactgatagggaatttctccttagttctaagttgcttttctccttcataagttttcatccattgtttcttgttctgccttctggtgctttggagaagagtttgaccccctcttttttgtggcagcctctttgagattggaaaaaaaacccaagaataaAAATCTCCCAACTTCCTGTTTTTAAGAACCTGTATATTTTCCCCTTGAGCTAATAGTTGACTTACCATTCTGGTCTAGTAACCTCTAAGTCAATAACTGTGCCAGGTGGTGGATTCTGTAGTTTTCCTTCAATTTCAGCAAAGAATCTGCTGTTCACACGCTTCTTCACCACGATCACTGTGAGTTTGGGGCTTCAGAAGATTGCATAGGGTGGATTAGTTTGCTTAAAGTACTCAACATTTctcaagagacagagagaaattaaACGTGACTTCCCTCCTTTTAACCAATCATACTCTGCTGTtctcagaaaattaaaatgtgCACCTGTTCAAAGGCAACCTGTGTATAAAATTGCCCTTGCAAACAAGCCAAAAGTGATATACAGACTCACAAATACACTAAATTGGTGTCAGCAACTTTTGTAGCCAAGGATTTATAtgcagattattttttaaaatgtgatctctttagtatttttttaaaattattattgctaCTTCTTTGGCTGtccttaaaagtaaaggttctcctcgcacatacgtggtagttgtttccgactctaggaagcagtgcttatctccgttttaaagctgaagagaaGCACTGtcggaagacatctccgtgatcatgtggccggtatgactaaatgccaaaggcccacggaacactgttaccttcccaccaaaagtggtccctatttttctacttgcattttctacgtgctttcgaactgctaggatggcagaagctgggacaagtaatgggagctcactcttgttacacagcgctaggaattcgaaccactaaactgccgatctttctgattaacaagctcagcgtcttagccactgtgtccccctAATGTTTGGCTGTCCTTAATGTTGCCCAAAGTCATTTCTAGGTGAGCAACTCAGTAAATTGAATAAAGGTAAAACTTGAGACGGCTGCTTCATTCACAGAACCTGTGAtactatacaataatacaatagcagagttggaagggacctttgaggtcttctagtccaaccccctgcctagacaggaaaccctataccacttcagacaaacggctatccaacatcttcttaaagacttctagtgttggggcattcacaacttctggaggcaagctgttccactgataaactgttctgtcaggaaatttctccacagttttaagttgcttctctccttgattagtttccacccattgtttcttgttctaccctcaggtgccttggagaatagtttgactccctcttctttggggcagcccgtgaagactgctatcatgtctcccttggtccttctcttcactagactagccatgcccggttcctgcaaccgctcttcatatgttttatagtctccagccccctaatcatctttgttgctcttctctgcacgctgttttacatcgtggtgaccaaaactggatgccgtattccaagtgtggccttaccaaggcattataaagtggtgttaactcttcaggtgatcttgattctatccctgtttatgcagcctagaactgtgttggcttttttgacagctgctgcacacagctggctcctatttaagtggttgtccactaggactccaagatccctctcacagttactactgttgagcaaggtaccacctatgctgtacctgtgcatttcgttttttcttgcctaaatgtagaaccttccttcgttcacccttgaatttcattttgttagatagatgTGATGCACTGCCTTATATACCTGCTCTTCCCCCAAATCGCCTTTATTCTAGAAATCCTTTTGCTTCAACCTGCCATACAGGTTTACAAAGTGCCTTACGGGGTCGAAGCAAACTGCCCTTTGGGGTATGGCGGCCTACTCAACCAAAGCCCTTTTTCTCCCAACCAACTTACCGGTAGTCAGCCCCAACTGTTTTCAAGCACTCCAAAAATTGTGGGATTTCATAGCTCACCAAGGTTTTTAACTGACCGTCACCAACACCGTCGCGATACACAATGATACGAGTAGGCATGTGTTCATTGTAGGAGTACCATGTCCTGAGTGCCGCTAAGGAAAGATGGGGCAGCAATTTAGAAGAATTAAACTGGATCTCCTACCCAAAGGAAGAGCTCAGCCTTAACCCTGCCCTAGTCATCAAAGAAGCTACTTTCTTTTCAGATTATCACGTTTCAAATGTCgtggtttttttttagtaaaactCTCAAGCGTTGACACTTTGTCGCAGCTATTTTACCTTGTAGGCACACTTTGAGTCCATCCACAATTTCTTGCCCACGATCCTGAAGCACACAGCGTGAATACCATCTGCCAAGAGAAGGCAAAAAGGCTCAGATTCCCCAGAGACTTCCTGCCCTGCTGCCAATAACAACACAGGAAGTCCCTGACTTGCAACCAAAATTGGGACCTGAATtttgagcagaggtggcgcaatggttagagtgcagtactgcagccacttcagttgactgttagctgcagttcggcggttcaaatctcaccggctcaaggttgactcagccttccatccttccaaggtgggtaaaatgaggacccagactgtgagggcaatatgctgactctgtaaaccgtttagagagggctgaaagccctatgaagtggtatataagtctaactgctattgcggcCGTAAGGTGAAGCACTTATGTGACTGGACTTGACTTTACAGTGGTTATTGAGCAAATAATGTGGTTAAGTCAGGATCATCTAGACATAAGTCCAATACGCCATAGTCTCCTTGGcacggaatgggacaacttgcacGCAGCCAAATCGCcctgggacaatttaacaattcaatttaattatttaaaattaaaaaaaaaagttttaaatttgTCATTCATGtttcattctgtcccttcttttgcattctttaatgattctactctattccaccaTTTTCCTGATATTGTCCCACAGCGAATTGTCACAGACCCTCCTGTTGTTCCCCTGAAATCAGCCAAAACTGCCGtgaatcacagtcatgtgaccacaggatgctgcaaccggtcataaatgtgaaccagtgcCCAAAATAGGGCCATGTGATAGTAGGGCAGGAAGGAGGACAGTTTGCAATAGCCGGAAGGGCTTTGTAGGTTGCCAAGCGCCCTGTCTGAGGCCGTTTTAACTCCGAATGGCCGTTAAATGATAAGTGGTAACTTGGAAGACTGCCTGAAACAGCAAAACAATCCCTGAATGGCAACAGAGCCACTTGTGTGAAACACGTCTATGTTTTCCTAAAAGATTTGTAGATCTTGAAAATGTCTTAACAATCCTACCGGGTCATTCCATGATTCAAACTCGCAACAAATGCCGCCACTGATCGCCGTCCAGCTGAAATGTCATGGTAACAGTCAATTCCCACAATCATGAGTTGTTTCATCTGGAATATTGGAGAATTATTGTCGTTAGAGAGCcggtttggcctagtggttaaggcaccaggttagaaagtcctgccttgggcatgaatgccagctgggtgactttgggctgatcaccaggagtctgggagttccagtcccaccgcagttacgaaagccagctgggtgactttgggccaccaccacccctctcaGCCCCACCCACCTCACAGCattgttgtggtggggaaaatagaagttgGGACAGTCTattcaccatcttgagttacttGCAAAAATAAAGGCGGGGCATTAATTGATCCATAAATTAAGCAGAGATTGTCAATGAACTGGGGCAAAACACAAGACTTCTCCCAAACAAACTAAGCTATGTTTTAACTCTCATGTGGGTTTTTTACAGGGCTGCTAAGCTAAACACTCCTGGAaggtcagaaagaaaaaaagaaagctacTTACTGGGATTTCAACGCTCCAGAGTTCTCCCCCCATTTTACAGTTCATCTGTAAGGCGATTTTGGTGGCTATCGCCATGACAGTTTGGGGCTTGCTCAAGGTGCGGGCCAGGACACACTGGCTGGGTGTGGGACAATCAGTACACAAGTATCTCTTGATTGCATCATATTTGTCTTTACGGTTACTGGACAGGAGGCAGACCACCTTGAAGAAGGACAGACAGTCAGGGCATCCACCCAGGTTTTAGAACCTCAAGAGGTTGTTCTGTagctcaggggtccccaaccttttggacctcagggaccactaaattcataattttaaatcctgcagaccactaatatcATCTGCCTAATGATCGGCTGGGTGAACatggctaagtggtcatgtgactgggtgtggccaacttcatgtcactcacgtcgaggggcaCCTCTCACTGGCCTCTCCCCtccctgcccgggctccttagggctccaacaggaagcagttgctggagctaagcagccaccacgagaaagagttagcacaacagctcagttcaaattggatctgaccgagaaggaggctcagcagaagtacctcactgaggactaggaacataggctttccaagcagagggaagacctgtgcgagtgcaaggccaggtgccaccacctggaggctcagcgggttgagatagtcagccagttccaggccatgatgcaatcccactggaacaaggtcctccGACTCTTTACCACCAGCAATGTTTCCCTCcacctttgcccaaagccccccaccaggaggctgaaacagaccccaagtcggaatttctgcccccctccgacctgcacaaaaagacctcaAAGGGAgagattctctgcagcaacacaagcgttcattgcatgtatccatcccAAGGGCCGTAGTTTGAtgactcctgatttagtgcaatataaaaaatggaaataatttttctgtggaccaccgaaattttctcacagaccagcagtggtccacggaccaccagttggtgactgctggtaTAGCACATTGGGAATCGCATCCTAGGCTACATTAGCAGATCTACCCTGGAGAAGCCAGCATGGCCTTTTGCTTTATACACAGGGATGTTAAAGCCAAGTAAATCTGGGGTGCTCTCAATGACCTGTGCAGTCCTATATTTCCATACTTCCAAGGACACCCAAAGGCCATGGAGATGGTCCAGTTAGAGAACGTTAGCCCATTAGCATTTAAGTAAAGAACGAAGTCCTGGTTTCTGTGGGTTTCCTTTTTATAATCCTTCTAGAGGACTTGCCCCCTACTCCATTTCCCAATCACCTTCACATGTGCCCTCTTTGAAACTTACAGATCGTATTTAATTCTGATTGTGAGATATCAACCGATCAGAAAAATGGGATCTGGTAGGGTTGCTTCCCTGTTTATTCCTAGAGACAAAGCTCCAGAGGGTTGTTAACTACTTGCCCCGAAGGTTTAAGCCAGAGCAAAGTCGTGGTTCCCTGCATCCTGTATTTAATCAGGGATCAGACAAACCATGGTGCCATTCCGGTCCATGGGATCACATTGGCCATACCATCTGAGTATCGGAGGTGATCTTCTGCTTCAAGGTTCTCAGGTAAGCCTCTGTTCTGTCGTCGACTTCAACCCTACGAAGAAAGACAATCTCCTTTTACCACTAACTGTACAAATGGATATTTCTCAACCTGGATAACTTGAAGAGGTGagggctggcaggggaattctgggagctgaagtccacaaacctTAAAGGTtgtccaggttgagaaacactggtagaAATACTGTCCTTGGTGCCAACTGATGCAGACAGGTAAATCCTCAACTTCTGACCTCAACTGGGACTGGAACATCTTGTCATTCAGTGATGGGGTCATTTAAGTGAGGAGACATGCCCCGTTTTACAACGTTGTCGTGGTTTAATGACCATTgctgtggtcactaaatgaatccagctccccccctcccttggttgCAAAGCTTTCAAATGGtgctcaggtgaccctgggacactgcagccataaGTACttgccagctgccaagcatctgaatttagaCCGTGAttgcggggatgctgcaacagttataagtgcaAAGACTGGTTGGAAGATGTTCTTTGAATacaactgtaacttcaaatggtcattaaaggaatggttgtaggttgaggaccgtttgtgtgtgtttatgtgtgtgtgtgcctatgccatccatccatccacctacctttttctctttctttctctctctctctttcactttgtTATCTGCTTACCTGGCTGTTCTAGACAATGTTACAAACCTCACCTTCAAAACACTGCATTCCTTTTcgagaactaccatattttttggagtataagatgcaacccccccaccccaaaagagcttggaaatgttggtgcatctaatacaccgaatacagccatttttggcctcccgaagccccacccactcatcccatttttgtgaaaattggGCAAAAAACggggatgtttttgccttcccccacccctcagaaacactctgcaggcttcagcaggactggaggaagggaaaaatgcccccgttttggtgaaacgggggaccggggaggacaaaaacttatttttcttacttacctctttggaaccttggtgcgtcttatagtccgaaaaatacggtggcTTCAGCTGGGAATTCCCAGAGAGGAAACTGAGTCGTGGTTtaaattggcaactttaaattCAGAAGCTCCGCCACCTCTGCTTCTGGCAAAGAACCCGCGACTTGAGGGTACTTACATGATGGCCTTGTTCATTCTTATGCCCATTGCGGGTGTGACTTTGAAAAGATTTTGGACCAGAATATTAGCCGCGTCATAATTCCGGCGGGTGTAGATTAGCAGCCAGTTGTCCAGGGGTTTTACACTGGTGAGGGGAGCACCCCTCGTTTCCCTGGACCAGTCTGCAAGGTGCGGGTTGTAGTCAAACTGAAAGGAAGCATTCGGAGTTCAGCACCTGACGAATCGGACaagtctctctcttctcttctttttctttaatgtcAAATTTAACCTGCCCATATTTTTTTCTCGGGGATGgaggtgattttttcccccagaaaatttttatttttttattctcttacataccattttaagtatacattcatataattatttttcttctatacatttatcattcttatacatttattattccattttataggttataatatatatatacggtttgggttgctttgtttaccatcccttcctcctgttgtaacaccaccttattttccctttcttttctccctccctccctcctctactttcctccttcctcctctcttttcccttccttcttcccttacttttctcctactcctactcttcctcttcctaccctctctccttctcttccttccaccatcctctccttacctctttcttccttccccttccttcttcccttaccttcccCTACTCCTACGCTTCCTCTtcccctacctaccctctctccttctcttcctctcccttggGATGGGGGTGATTTTGACCCACTTGAAGAAGGAAAAGTTGCTTACCGCCTTCCCTCCCTGGCGAATTTTTTCGGATTGGACCACTCGCCCCGAAAAGGAAAGCAGCTTAGATTCAAAGCTTAGCCCCCAATCACGTAGCTCTTTCTGAACATTGTCATctctgcaaaaataaaaacagagctggtagaacaggggtgtccaatgTGGGCAGCCTGTGgaattcaactctcagaattgaagtccacaaatcttaaaagttgcccactttttttttgagggggtgaTGGTGATAGGAAGGGTGGGGAGATTCCAGCAACCTACTTATTTATGTAATTGATAAGCCGTCCAACTTCACGCATTCTTTGTTCTGGCGCAAGCCTTGTGTGAACAGACAGATCTTTCATTACGTTAAAATCGCTTCGCATCTTATTAGTCAGGCCTacaaagaggaaaaaggacaacgccgggggggggggggagagaccataCAATAAAATCAGTAAAGACCAGCACTTGGACCCAACTCACTTATTATCCCCCAAAACGAATTAATCTAAAAGTTAAAACTCCTCCCTTCTTATAATTGTTGAGGCACCAGTAGCCAGAGATTATAAGGATCATTTTCGCTAGGTAATTCTCATAGGTAAAAAGAAACTGCCTCCTTTCCAAATCGGAACGTGAGCCATAGAATtacagggctggaaggggccctagaggtcctctagtccaaccccctgcccactTTATACCATCCCGGACCTTGTTCAATCTTTTCCTGAACACCCCAACCCCCAGCAATGAAGCACCACAACTGGTGgtgccattccattgattaaacgCCCACTCTTGGGAGAAGAAAGGCTATTTTTGAATGATCAGACCTGTGAGATAGCAGAGTTCAGGGATGAGTATCACTGGTCCTGCCAAGGCACCGGAAGGGCCTCTCGTCCTCTTTGGCTGGCTAATCAAAACAGGTTGACTCAAATCGGTGATGTCTTGGGTGTATTGCTGTTTTAAAAAGCAGACACATTGTTAGAGTCCCGACAcgcagaataaggaaagaagaaagtcttAAAAACTACATAGGACAGAAGCAGCTTCGTGAGACGGGAAAGCAATTTTTGTTAATTGGAAAGAAAAACTGCTTTGGGAAAGTCGACTCTGCGTTTCGCCCATAACCAATTGATCAGggtccttctttccctttctaggATCCCTTTGCCATTGGGTCAcatttgaaaattattattattattttggggggagaagggaagagcAACTAGTTTTAAAAGGACTATTTCGTGGCTGGAGGCTTATCCTTGCAATGAAATTTCAAGAATTGTACAGGCAACGGGTAATCGAACAAAGAGGCTTGCAGACCCATTGAACGTATCAAATGCCCCGCAGGCGGTTTCGAATTTTAAGTATCCATGTGCTGATCAATGCCTTTTACTGATCAAAATCTAGCCTTAGCATTACATTATGGATCTTGCAGACTtagggatgggggtgggtggggtgaagACAACAACCCAGAACCAACCAAGGTCCTTTTCATCCCCTCCCCAAAAGCTCAGCCACTCCATACCATCTTGTAGTAGTCTACAAAGCTGATCTCGCTTCCGTCTGCTTTTTTGAAGGAATTTTTAGGATTTGATTCCCAATCAATATCGTCTACCCGGTACGTTTTGTTGTTATACCTGGGCAAAGGTGGGAAGGTTTCATTAATTTAAATCaccttaaatcttaatcttaatttcTTGACAACTCTGCTTTACAGGGTTGGGGGATCATCATTTGTGATCTTCTCAACCAGCTTGTGAGGAGCCTtgtaactgttctgaccgaggcttcccaagagtctgaagcaaactcctggtcctgacaaaaaccccttttattaattgactgtgaattctgctcattcacatctagcaaagtctttccagggaggatttacagtcacagactttatctggcttggagagctgccaggccaatatctgcaaaacttggcaaggagcctcggagagtcacgaaccaatgaagcgaactaatgatatcctgcaaactccactgccCTTTCACtcattttatttcctctgggaggggccattcattgtccacctgtggcctttctcccaagtcgactcctgttctttagctgttcccttcgtctgtcaactctgcatgtgcacactgggaacaggctccagctgttcctctgcctcactgatgtttgactcttaaggcagctgataactgttggactgccctggccccctctctgcctctgacacagagcccatcagagccttccccagactccaggactggcccatcttcctccccaa is a window of Thamnophis elegans isolate rThaEle1 chromosome 13, rThaEle1.pri, whole genome shotgun sequence DNA encoding:
- the LOC116516811 gene encoding piwi-like protein 1 — protein: MTGRARARSRARGRARGQEAPLSTVGPTPVTAPGYAQMTPQLPPARQAEAGNGSQVGHGQQKGPPEEAALGADLATNSGFLRGKSCDPVDQGFFYVIPKCKISAGFQEMSLGERGGRRRDYHDLGVNTRHLMEHVRDSKTGVSGNSIRLSTNHFRLTSRPQWALYQYHIDYNPQMEARRLRTALLFQHENLLGKTHAFDGSILFLPKKLENKVTEVLSQTRQGEVVKITITLTNELPSTSPTCLQFYNIIFRRLLKIMNLQQIGRNYYNPSDPINIPKHRLMIWPGFTTSILQYETSIMLCTDVSHKVLRSETVLDFMYTLYDQVGEQRFRELCTKELIGVIVLTRYNNKTYRVDDIDWESNPKNSFKKADGSEISFVDYYKMQYTQDITDLSQPVLISQPKRTRGPSGALAGPVILIPELCYLTGLTNKMRSDFNVMKDLSVHTRLAPEQRMREVGRLINYINKDDNVQKELRDWGLSFESKLLSFSGRVVQSEKIRQGGKAFDYNPHLADWSRETRGAPLTSVKPLDNWLLIYTRRNYDAANILVQNLFKVTPAMGIRMNKAIMVEVDDRTEAYLRTLKQKITSDTQMVVCLLSSNRKDKYDAIKRYLCTDCPTPSQCVLARTLSKPQTVMAIATKIALQMNCKMGGELWSVEIPMKQLMIVGIDCYHDISAGRRSVAAFVASLNHGMTRWYSRCVLQDRGQEIVDGLKVCLQAALRTWYSYNEHMPTRIIVYRDGVGDGQLKTLVSYEIPQFLECLKTVGADYRPKLTVIVVKKRVNSRFFAEIEGKLQNPPPGTVIDLEVTRPEWYDFFIVSQSVKSGTVAPTHYNVIYDSSALKPDYMQRLTYKLCHMYYNWPGVIRVPAPCQYAHKLAFLVGQSIHREPNLTLSEKLYYL